The Candidatus Kryptoniota bacterium DNA window GGATAAGACGTATCTCTACTATGTCCTTTACGTCAGCGGCTACACGATCTATCAGCTGGCTCAGGACGGATTGGTAAAGGAGTACCTTATCACAGAAGGTGAAGTCTTCTTCTATGTGGCCTACGCCGCTATTGGTTTCTTCATTCTTTTCGGTGTGCAGTTCACGCGTACCTATCTGGCGACGGACCGGAGGACTAAGCTGCTCGACCATGTCCTCAAGGTGATCGGCGCAGGTGCATTAGCCAGCTTCATACTCTCACCGGTTCTTGCTGGAGGTCCGATGAATTTCATTGCCGGCATACTTGCCATTTCATATGGTGTCACGGGCTTTACGGCTGCCGTCTTGTGCCGGAAACGGGGATTTCGCCCGGCGACGTTCTATATGATCGCACTTTCCGGTTTCTTCGTGGGGTTCGTATTCAGGGTCTTGCGCGTTGAGGGGCTCGTGCCTATGAATTTTTTCACGCAGAACGCCTTCCAGATGGGGGTCCTGTGGGAGGTAACAATGCTTTCTCTTGCACTGGGAAACCGTGTTAATACCTTGAAGGCTGAGTACGATCGCGAACGCGAGATGACACGGCACCGTATCTCAAATGATCTGCACGACGAGATCGGCAGCAATCTCAGCAGCATTGCAGTCGCTAGCCAGATGATGAAATCGCGGTCTCATCTGAATACAGAAGATAGGGAACAACTTGACGACATCACTTCTGCCGCCCGTAAGACCTCCGAGGCTATGAGGGATATCGTGTGGTTCGTCAACCCGGAACATGATACACCGCATGAGATGGTGGAAAAGATAAGGGAGACTGCGACGATGCTCCTTCAGGACATCGATGTGATATTTGAAATGGACGAAAAAGCAATCGAAGGCGTGAGGGAACTTCAGGCTCGCAGAAACATCTTTCTGATCCTGAAAGAGGCACTTAATAACATTGTCCTTCACGCAAAAGCTACAGCTGTCGAGGTAAATGCGCGGAGAGAGGGAGGTAGTCTTCTCCTTTGCATAAACGACAATGGCGTTGGATTTAACTTGTCTGATGTGAAAGAAGGGAACGGACTCAGGAACATCCGCAATCGGGCCCGGCAAATGGGTGCCCACCTTGAGGTCAAAAGCATTGCAGAGAAGGGGACGGAGATTTGTCTTTCGTACAGAATACCATAAACAAGGTATTGTATCGGCGTATCAGGATGGTGTACTTCTCAAGTGAGTAAAGTTGGGTTTGAGTTATCACGGGCGAAACA harbors:
- a CDS encoding 7TM diverse intracellular signaling domain-containing protein encodes the protein MTAECEHRKISPGLSSLLLVIALQWAFVLQRPAYAEDAHSQTSDAAQQITVLRDARKPYLIGPRLELLEDRNGRLTINDVASEAVSKQFLQANSPVPNFSATKSAIWVRFTVVDSTKEYDLWLLEVGYAMLDQVILYSGSLATGFTETILNSSTPVQERTIRHRLHYFQLPLQKNVPQQFYLRITARTSIPLSLTIRHVRAFMEYDHNTQIVLGIFYGAMLVMILYNLSLFFSIRDKTYLYYVLYVSGYTIYQLAQDGLVKEYLITEGEVFFYVAYAAIGFFILFGVQFTRTYLATDRRTKLLDHVLKVIGAGALASFILSPVLAGGPMNFIAGILAISYGVTGFTAAVLCRKRGFRPATFYMIALSGFFVGFVFRVLRVEGLVPMNFFTQNAFQMGVLWEVTMLSLALGNRVNTLKAEYDREREMTRHRISNDLHDEIGSNLSSIAVASQMMKSRSHLNTEDREQLDDITSAARKTSEAMRDIVWFVNPEHDTPHEMVEKIRETATMLLQDIDVIFEMDEKAIEGVRELQARRNIFLILKEALNNIVLHAKATAVEVNARREGGSLLLCINDNGVGFNLSDVKEGNGLRNIRNRARQMGAHLEVKSIAEKGTEICLSYRIP